The Pseudofrankia inefficax genome window below encodes:
- a CDS encoding acetate/propionate family kinase: MSERSSSAVDVLVVNAGSSTLKLALVAPGDDLIGARELAAPGGHADLAEARAAIDELLGADGLDRASAGRVAVGHRIVHGGTDFTAPVRIDARVATRLAELTALAPLHQPAALAALDETRALLPYAVQVACFDTSFHATLPPAATTYALPAAWRERYGLRRYGFHGLSHSYAAGRARALAEALTGSAARRIVTCHLGSGASLAAVRDGVSVDTTMGFTPLEGLVMATRSGDVDPGLLLWLQTSAGLSAEELTDQLFHASGLVALGGTADMRALVERADQREETAVLAIAVYLRRLRAGIAAMAASLGGLDALVFTGGVGEHSPQIRAATADGLAFLGIALDPARNANHDPTTTPDTDLTADGAPVRSYVLAAREDLEIARGVRSVIAAE; the protein is encoded by the coding sequence GTGAGTGAGCGGTCATCGTCAGCCGTGGACGTGCTGGTGGTCAACGCGGGCTCCTCGACGCTGAAGCTGGCCCTCGTCGCGCCGGGCGATGACCTGATCGGCGCGCGGGAGCTCGCCGCGCCCGGCGGCCACGCCGACCTCGCGGAGGCCCGAGCCGCCATCGACGAGCTGCTCGGAGCCGACGGCCTCGACCGGGCCAGCGCCGGGCGGGTCGCCGTCGGGCATCGGATCGTGCACGGCGGCACGGATTTCACCGCGCCGGTCCGGATCGACGCGCGGGTCGCCACGCGGCTCGCCGAGCTGACCGCGCTCGCGCCGCTGCACCAGCCGGCCGCGCTCGCCGCGCTCGACGAGACGCGGGCGCTGCTGCCGTACGCCGTCCAGGTCGCCTGTTTCGACACGTCGTTCCATGCCACGCTGCCGCCCGCCGCGACGACCTACGCCCTGCCGGCGGCCTGGCGTGAGCGGTACGGCCTGCGCCGCTACGGCTTCCACGGCCTCTCGCACTCCTACGCCGCCGGCCGGGCCCGCGCGCTGGCCGAGGCCCTGACCGGGTCAGCCGCCCGCCGGATCGTCACCTGCCATCTCGGCTCGGGGGCGTCGCTCGCGGCCGTTCGGGACGGGGTCAGCGTCGACACGACGATGGGCTTCACCCCGCTGGAAGGGCTCGTGATGGCGACCCGCTCCGGCGACGTCGACCCCGGCCTGCTGCTGTGGCTGCAGACCTCGGCAGGGCTGAGCGCCGAGGAGCTCACCGACCAGCTCTTCCACGCCTCCGGCCTGGTCGCCCTCGGCGGGACGGCCGACATGCGGGCCCTGGTGGAGCGCGCCGACCAACGTGAGGAAACGGCCGTGCTGGCCATCGCGGTGTATCTGCGTCGGCTGCGTGCCGGCATCGCCGCCATGGCCGCGTCGTTGGGCGGCCTCGACGCACTCGTCTTCACCGGCGGCGTCGGCGAGCACTCACCCCAGATCCGGGCCGCGACCGCCGACGGCCTGGCCTTCCTCGGAATAGCCCTGGACCCGGCCCGCAACGCCAACCATGACCCAACCACCACCCCCGACACCGACCTCACCGCCGACGGCGCCCCCGTCCGGTCCTACGTACTCGCCGCCCGCGAAGACCTAGAAATAGCCCGCGGCGTCCGCTCGGTCATCGCGGCCGAGTGA